The proteins below are encoded in one region of Micromonospora yangpuensis:
- a CDS encoding phosphotyrosine protein phosphatase yields the protein MPPFTVLHVCMGNICRSPMAERLLARSVRERLTRLGLDPQRADELVHSHSAGTGGWHAGEEMNPPAARQVVSRGGDVEGFAARKLRSDQIDAADLVLTATGDQQDYVVALRPDAQARTFVLGEFGRLLATAELAGPPPTEVTGDSVYARGVALVEAVHRARQGAAALPTDDLDDPWGRGDQCFQRIGDEIEETVRPLAALLLP from the coding sequence GTGCCCCCGTTCACCGTCCTGCACGTCTGCATGGGCAACATCTGCCGTTCCCCGATGGCCGAGCGGCTGTTGGCCCGCTCGGTGCGGGAGCGGCTGACCCGGCTGGGCCTCGACCCGCAGCGCGCCGACGAGCTGGTGCACAGCCACAGCGCCGGCACCGGCGGATGGCACGCCGGTGAGGAGATGAACCCGCCCGCGGCCCGTCAGGTCGTCTCCCGGGGCGGTGACGTCGAGGGCTTCGCCGCCCGCAAGCTGCGTTCCGACCAGATCGACGCGGCGGATCTCGTCCTGACCGCCACCGGTGACCAGCAGGACTACGTGGTCGCCCTGCGCCCCGACGCGCAGGCGCGCACCTTCGTGCTCGGTGAGTTCGGTCGGTTGCTGGCCACGGCGGAGCTGGCCGGGCCGCCGCCGACCGAGGTCACCGGAGACTCGGTGTACGCCCGGGGCGTCGCCCTGGTCGAGGCGGTGCACCGGGCCCGGCAGGGCGCGGCCGCGCTGCCCACCGACGACCTGGACGACCCGTGGGGCCGTGGCGACCAGTGCTTCCAGCGGATCGGCGACGAGATCGAGGAGACCGTGCGGCCGTTGGCCGCCCTCCTGCTGCCCTGA